The following are encoded together in the Nocardioides okcheonensis genome:
- a CDS encoding PKD domain-containing protein: MFRRLTALVSALVSVVALALPLAVLTTALTAGSAAAAPPAANRMPGDVPSKKTPWVLDGEVSKIVQVGNTMIAGGLFTQVADPMNGTPYARQNLFAFDATTGLVSQTFNPTVDGQVQQLMPGPTPDTVYVAGDFTKINGKGPNHIQLLNVNTGQAVTSFKAPSTNGGIETMELLPNNRLLIGGFFTRVGGVAHGQLGTLNATTGALDPFLDLTVAGNHNNSGTGAQAPVGIRESAISAAGDRVVVVGNFRTVGGLARDQIVMLDLTGPTATVSPDWYTTRYTPICSPRAFDSYMRDVEMSPDGSFFVVATTGGPVSGTLCDTAARFETYAVGTALQPTWVTNSGGDTLWGVEVTRSAVYVGGHNRWMNNPNGSDRAAQGAVPRPGLSALDPQTGIPLKWNPGRNPRGEAAYEIYETDAGVWVVSDTDWIGNRRYQRPRIAFFPYSEGYDTASTASGSLPGNVYVGAPVAGSNVLYRVNAGGAAIASTDNGPDWAADNGTTSTFHNTGSTTATWSALASTSLVNVPASTPLGIWTQERNDPAGGNEMQWTFPVPAGASTQVRLYFASRSILTRRFNVLIDGVTKLSSYDPNVDPGVNRGTMKSFDITSDGTVNIDFTHTLFGNPEINAIEIVDTSAPSNANLAKVVAFDGTSVTSQANVSTGTFDWTTVRNAVMVGRTLFYGQTDGMLYRRSFDGTSFGAPTAVNPYLDPLWSTVETGSGPVGQTYAGVLPTWYSQLSTVTGMFYSEGRIYYTRSGQASLFWRAFNPDAGIIGGIENTVTGGNIAWASTRGMFLDGSTLYVVNATNGQLLKIGFTGGAPTGTSSVADTTVDWRGRAVFLASVLPNTAPTAAFTSSCTGISCSFDASGSSDGDGTVSAYEWTFSDGDEAGGPAPQKDFAESGTYDVTLTVTDDGGLSSSTTQQVVVVKPNAAPTADFTMTCAFLACDLDATASSDSDGTITGFDWDFGDGTDGSGATTSHTYGSPGTYTATLVVTDDDGATDDASTVRVVVGAPSASTVSYVGGATNQGNVSTPNVTTPSTVSAGDRLVMALTVNSSSRVLGEPTGITGWTVLGTTTSGSMQTRFYSKVAVAGDASRRVTVPLDAAAKYTLTVADYSGVRSGALVVADLAETVNRAGHATPLVDAPAGAWVVSYWADKSATTTGFTLPGSVTGRHAVCSTGSGHVCSSFADSGGAVPTGQYGGLVATADTANATATTWSVVLRTVEPNQAPAAAFTSSCTSTACDFDASGSTDADGSVVSWAWDFGDGATATGRTPSHDFVTSGTRQVTLTVTDDEGASGSVVVPVQVTRTNAPPTAAFTTTCRYLVCTFDASGSGDSDGTVASYAWDFGDGTSDTTTSATTTHTYTDAGSYTPGLTVTDNDAGTGSTTRTVSPVAIRPIALVGSNANQGNVSTPNVVVPAGTSAGDRMVLVLSLNDATRVPGDPSSGVTGWTLADTATSGTMKTFVWTRAAAAGDGGRTVRFAMDAAAKYTLTVASYSGDLLAPQVVPSAETVVRAGHTAPTVQAGAGDWAVSYWADKSSATTGFTLPGGVTARQAICGSNAGRVCSVLADSGGPLAEGPYGPLTATADSASGSATAWTILLRLDR, translated from the coding sequence GTGTTCCGTCGGCTGACCGCCCTCGTCTCCGCCCTCGTCTCCGTCGTCGCGCTCGCGCTGCCGCTGGCCGTGCTCACCACCGCGCTGACCGCCGGCTCCGCCGCGGCCGCGCCGCCGGCGGCCAACCGGATGCCCGGCGACGTCCCCAGCAAGAAGACGCCGTGGGTGCTCGACGGCGAGGTCTCCAAGATCGTCCAGGTCGGCAACACGATGATCGCGGGCGGCCTGTTCACCCAGGTCGCGGACCCGATGAACGGCACGCCGTACGCGCGACAGAACCTCTTCGCCTTCGACGCCACCACCGGGCTGGTCAGCCAGACCTTCAACCCCACGGTCGACGGCCAGGTCCAGCAGCTGATGCCCGGCCCCACGCCCGACACCGTCTACGTCGCCGGCGACTTCACCAAGATCAACGGCAAGGGCCCCAACCACATCCAGCTCCTCAACGTGAACACCGGCCAGGCGGTGACCTCCTTCAAGGCCCCGTCCACCAACGGCGGCATCGAGACGATGGAGCTGCTGCCGAACAACCGGCTCCTCATCGGCGGCTTCTTCACCAGGGTCGGCGGGGTGGCCCACGGCCAGCTCGGGACGCTCAACGCCACCACCGGCGCCCTCGACCCCTTCCTCGACCTGACCGTCGCCGGCAACCACAACAACTCCGGCACCGGGGCCCAGGCGCCCGTCGGCATCCGGGAGTCCGCGATCAGCGCGGCCGGTGACCGGGTGGTCGTGGTCGGCAACTTCCGCACCGTCGGTGGTCTCGCCCGCGACCAGATCGTGATGCTCGACCTCACCGGCCCGACGGCGACCGTGTCGCCCGACTGGTACACCACCCGCTACACCCCGATCTGCTCCCCGCGGGCCTTCGACAGCTACATGCGCGACGTCGAGATGTCGCCCGACGGGTCCTTCTTCGTGGTCGCGACCACGGGTGGCCCGGTCTCCGGCACCCTGTGCGACACCGCGGCGCGCTTCGAGACCTACGCGGTCGGCACCGCGCTGCAGCCGACCTGGGTCACCAACTCCGGCGGCGACACCCTGTGGGGCGTCGAGGTCACCCGCTCCGCGGTCTACGTCGGCGGCCACAACCGCTGGATGAACAACCCCAACGGGTCCGACCGCGCCGCTCAGGGCGCCGTGCCGCGACCCGGGCTGTCGGCGCTCGACCCGCAGACCGGCATCCCGCTGAAGTGGAACCCCGGGCGCAACCCCCGTGGCGAGGCGGCCTACGAGATCTACGAGACCGACGCCGGCGTCTGGGTGGTGAGCGACACCGACTGGATCGGCAACCGCCGCTACCAGCGCCCGCGGATCGCCTTCTTCCCCTACTCCGAGGGCTACGACACGGCCTCGACCGCCTCCGGCTCCCTGCCCGGCAACGTCTACGTCGGCGCACCGGTCGCGGGCTCCAACGTCCTCTACCGCGTCAACGCCGGCGGCGCCGCCATCGCGTCGACCGACAACGGACCGGACTGGGCGGCCGACAACGGCACCACCAGCACGTTCCACAACACCGGCAGCACCACCGCCACCTGGAGCGCGCTGGCCTCGACCAGCCTGGTCAACGTGCCCGCCTCCACCCCGCTCGGCATCTGGACGCAGGAGCGCAACGACCCCGCCGGCGGCAACGAGATGCAGTGGACCTTCCCGGTCCCGGCCGGCGCGAGCACCCAGGTCCGGCTCTACTTCGCCAGCCGCTCGATCCTCACCCGGCGCTTCAACGTCCTCATCGACGGCGTCACCAAGCTGTCGAGCTACGACCCCAACGTCGACCCGGGCGTCAACCGCGGCACGATGAAGTCGTTCGACATCACCAGCGACGGCACGGTCAACATCGACTTCACCCACACCCTCTTCGGCAACCCCGAGATCAACGCGATCGAGATCGTCGACACCTCGGCACCCTCCAACGCGAACCTCGCCAAGGTGGTCGCCTTCGACGGCACCTCGGTCACCTCGCAGGCCAACGTCAGCACCGGCACGTTCGACTGGACCACCGTGCGCAACGCCGTGATGGTCGGCCGCACGCTGTTCTACGGGCAGACCGACGGGATGCTCTACCGGCGCTCCTTCGACGGCACCTCGTTCGGTGCCCCCACCGCGGTCAACCCCTACCTCGACCCGCTGTGGAGCACGGTCGAGACCGGCAGCGGCCCGGTCGGGCAGACCTACGCCGGCGTGCTGCCCACCTGGTACTCCCAGCTCAGCACCGTGACCGGCATGTTCTACTCCGAGGGCCGGATCTACTACACGCGCAGCGGTCAGGCCTCGCTCTTCTGGCGAGCGTTCAACCCCGACGCCGGCATCATCGGCGGCATCGAGAACACCGTGACCGGCGGCAACATCGCCTGGGCGTCGACCCGCGGGATGTTCCTCGACGGCAGCACCCTCTACGTCGTCAACGCCACCAACGGCCAGCTGCTCAAGATCGGCTTCACCGGCGGCGCGCCGACCGGCACCTCGTCGGTCGCCGACACCACCGTCGACTGGCGCGGCCGCGCGGTGTTCCTCGCCTCCGTGCTGCCCAACACCGCACCCACCGCGGCCTTCACCTCGAGCTGCACCGGCATCTCGTGCAGCTTCGACGCCTCCGGGTCGAGCGACGGCGACGGCACGGTGTCGGCCTACGAGTGGACCTTCAGCGACGGTGACGAGGCCGGCGGCCCGGCCCCGCAGAAGGACTTCGCCGAGTCCGGGACCTACGACGTCACCCTCACCGTGACCGACGACGGCGGGCTGTCGAGCAGCACCACGCAGCAGGTGGTGGTGGTCAAGCCCAACGCGGCCCCGACCGCCGACTTCACCATGACGTGCGCCTTCCTCGCCTGTGACCTCGACGCCACGGCCTCCAGCGACAGCGACGGCACGATCACCGGCTTCGACTGGGACTTCGGCGACGGGACCGACGGGTCGGGCGCCACGACGAGCCACACCTACGGCTCCCCCGGCACCTACACCGCCACCCTCGTCGTCACCGACGACGACGGCGCGACCGACGACGCGTCGACCGTGAGGGTCGTGGTCGGGGCGCCCTCGGCCAGCACCGTGTCCTACGTCGGCGGCGCCACCAACCAGGGCAACGTCTCCACGCCCAACGTCACGACGCCGTCGACCGTCTCGGCGGGCGACCGGCTGGTGATGGCGCTGACCGTCAACTCCAGCAGCCGGGTCCTCGGCGAGCCCACCGGCATCACCGGGTGGACCGTCCTCGGCACCACCACGTCGGGCAGCATGCAGACCCGCTTCTACAGCAAGGTGGCCGTCGCGGGTGACGCGAGCAGGAGGGTGACCGTCCCGCTCGACGCCGCGGCGAAGTACACCCTGACCGTCGCCGACTACTCCGGCGTCCGCAGCGGCGCGCTGGTGGTGGCCGACCTGGCCGAGACGGTCAACCGGGCCGGCCACGCGACACCGCTGGTCGACGCCCCCGCCGGGGCCTGGGTCGTGTCCTACTGGGCCGACAAGTCCGCCACCACCACCGGCTTCACGCTGCCGGGCTCGGTGACCGGGCGGCACGCGGTCTGCAGCACCGGCAGCGGCCACGTCTGCAGCTCGTTCGCCGACTCCGGCGGCGCGGTCCCGACCGGGCAGTACGGCGGCCTGGTCGCGACGGCCGACACGGCCAACGCCACCGCGACCACGTGGTCGGTCGTGCTGCGCACGGTCGAGCCCAACCAGGCGCCGGCGGCGGCCTTCACCTCCTCGTGCACCAGCACCGCCTGCGACTTCGACGCCTCCGGCTCGACCGACGCCGACGGGTCCGTCGTGTCCTGGGCGTGGGACTTCGGTGACGGGGCCACCGCCACCGGCCGCACCCCGAGCCACGACTTCGTGACCTCCGGGACGCGCCAGGTGACCCTCACCGTCACCGACGACGAGGGAGCGAGCGGGTCGGTCGTCGTGCCGGTCCAGGTGACCCGGACCAACGCACCGCCGACGGCGGCGTTCACCACGACCTGCCGCTACCTGGTGTGCACCTTCGACGCCAGCGGCTCGGGCGACAGCGACGGCACCGTGGCGTCGTACGCCTGGGACTTCGGCGACGGTACGTCCGACACGACGACGTCCGCCACGACGACCCACACCTACACCGACGCCGGGTCCTACACGCCCGGGCTGACGGTCACCGACAACGACGCCGGCACCGGGTCGACGACGCGCACCGTCTCGCCGGTGGCGATCCGGCCGATCGCGCTGGTCGGCAGCAACGCCAACCAGGGCAACGTCTCCACGCCCAACGTGGTGGTCCCGGCCGGCACGTCGGCGGGCGACCGGATGGTCCTGGTGCTGTCGCTCAACGACGCCACCCGCGTCCCGGGCGACCCGAGCAGCGGCGTGACCGGCTGGACGCTGGCCGACACCGCGACCTCGGGGACCATGAAGACCTTCGTGTGGACCCGCGCGGCCGCGGCCGGCGACGGGGGCCGGACGGTGCGGTTCGCGATGGACGCGGCCGCGAAGTACACCCTCACCGTGGCCTCCTACAGCGGCGACCTGCTGGCCCCGCAGGTGGTGCCGAGCGCGGAGACGGTCGTCCGGGCCGGCCACACGGCCCCGACGGTGCAGGCCGGCGCCGGTGACTGGGCGGTCTCCTACTGGGCCGACAAGTCGTCGGCCACCACCGGCTTCACCCTGCCGGGCGGCGTCACCGCGCGGCAGGCGATCTGCGGGAGCAACGCCGGCCGCGTGTGCAGCGTGCTGGCCGACTCCGGCGGCCCGCTGGCCGAGGGGCCCTACGGACCGCTGACCGCGACGGCCGACAGCGCGTCCGGGAGCGCGACGGCCTGGACGATCCTGCTCCGGCTGGACCGCTGA
- a CDS encoding RCC1 domain-containing protein, whose product MPWTWGGNGFGQLGDGTTAARPTPGPVVGLDDVVDVHGGREHVAALRSDGTVWTWGSNQQGQLGTGGTANLPSPTRVPGLTGASAVETGHNHSLALLATGTVRTWGLNADGQLGDGTTTLRRSPVTVSGLADAVAIAAGRNMSYALRVDGTVVAWGRNDEGQLGDGTLVRRTTPVRVGSLTGVVGIAGGRDHGLALRGDGTVWAWGSNDYGQVGDGTLTDRTSPVQVASGITQVIAGAHHSYALRADGTVLAWGRNYRANLGDGTTTNRSRPVAVRALASVVSIGSGRDTGVAVLADGHVMAWGANDVGQVGDGTTTNRSTPVLVPGVSGATLAGGGGQEYAVVLVSPTGPPPPSDPVASFTSSCQGLSCSFDASGSSDPDGGALASLAWSFGDGATASGTSVSHTYAAAGSHDVTLTVTDDEGATASLVRTVTVSEEPPPPVGPAWRASASSDSSSARPQVVVPPTVQATDRLVLVVTTNRAATLTTPAGWTLVSTVSDGTDLRSWVLTRTAGTTLPGTTLTLTLDATSKTSLALLAYAGAGAPTAVGRAEPAFTATHSAPAAPVALAGSRVLRHYADKTGTAHGWTLPAALTPRVSTTGSGTGLLTSVAGDQGDVPAGTVPALSATSALASGRALAWTIVLPPA is encoded by the coding sequence GTGCCCTGGACCTGGGGCGGCAACGGCTTCGGGCAGCTCGGGGACGGCACGACCGCCGCACGTCCGACCCCGGGTCCGGTCGTCGGGCTCGACGACGTCGTCGACGTCCACGGCGGCCGCGAGCACGTCGCCGCCCTGCGCTCCGACGGGACCGTGTGGACCTGGGGCAGCAACCAGCAGGGGCAGCTCGGCACCGGCGGCACGGCGAACCTGCCCTCCCCGACGCGGGTGCCCGGTCTCACCGGCGCGAGCGCCGTCGAGACCGGCCACAACCACTCGCTGGCGCTCCTCGCCACCGGCACCGTCCGCACGTGGGGCCTCAACGCCGACGGCCAGCTCGGCGACGGCACCACCACGCTGCGCCGCAGCCCGGTCACGGTGAGCGGGCTCGCCGACGCGGTCGCGATCGCGGCAGGTCGCAACATGAGCTACGCCCTGCGCGTGGACGGCACCGTCGTCGCCTGGGGCCGCAACGACGAGGGCCAGCTGGGCGACGGCACCCTGGTGCGCCGCACCACCCCGGTCCGGGTCGGGTCGCTCACCGGGGTCGTCGGCATTGCCGGCGGACGCGACCACGGCCTCGCCCTGCGCGGCGACGGCACGGTCTGGGCGTGGGGCTCCAACGACTACGGCCAGGTCGGCGACGGCACGCTGACCGACCGCACCTCCCCCGTCCAGGTGGCGTCGGGCATCACCCAGGTGATCGCCGGCGCGCACCACTCCTACGCGCTGCGCGCCGACGGCACGGTGCTGGCGTGGGGCCGCAACTACCGCGCCAACCTCGGCGACGGCACCACCACGAACCGTTCGCGGCCGGTCGCCGTCCGGGCCCTGGCGTCCGTCGTGTCGATCGGCTCGGGCCGCGACACCGGCGTCGCCGTGCTCGCCGACGGACACGTGATGGCGTGGGGCGCCAACGACGTCGGCCAGGTCGGCGACGGCACCACCACCAACCGCTCCACCCCCGTCCTGGTGCCCGGAGTCTCCGGCGCCACGCTCGCGGGCGGAGGCGGCCAGGAGTACGCCGTGGTGCTGGTCTCCCCGACCGGTCCCCCGCCGCCGAGCGACCCGGTCGCGTCGTTCACGTCGTCCTGCCAGGGCCTGTCCTGCAGCTTCGACGCGAGCGGGTCGAGCGACCCCGACGGCGGCGCGCTGGCCTCGCTGGCGTGGTCCTTCGGCGACGGTGCCACCGCTTCCGGCACGTCCGTCTCCCACACCTACGCCGCAGCCGGCAGCCACGACGTGACGCTGACGGTCACCGACGACGAGGGCGCGACGGCCTCGCTGGTCCGGACCGTCACGGTGAGCGAGGAGCCGCCCCCGCCCGTCGGCCCCGCGTGGCGGGCGTCCGCCTCCTCCGACTCCAGCAGCGCGCGCCCGCAGGTGGTCGTGCCGCCGACCGTCCAGGCCACCGACCGGCTGGTGCTGGTGGTGACCACCAACCGGGCCGCCACGCTGACGACCCCGGCGGGCTGGACCCTCGTCTCGACCGTGTCCGACGGCACCGACCTGCGGTCCTGGGTGCTGACCCGCACCGCCGGCACCACGCTCCCGGGGACCACCCTCACCCTGACCCTCGACGCCACCTCGAAGACGAGCCTGGCGCTCCTGGCCTACGCCGGGGCGGGTGCGCCCACCGCGGTCGGACGGGCCGAGCCCGCGTTCACCGCGACCCACAGCGCTCCGGCCGCGCCCGTGGCGCTGGCGGGGTCGCGGGTGCTGCGCCACTACGCGGACAAGACCGGCACGGCGCACGGGTGGACGCTGCCGGCGGCGTTGACGCCGCGGGTGTCCACGACGGGAAGCGGCACCGGCCTGCTGACGTCCGTCGCCGGCGACCAGGGAGACGTACCGGCCGGGACTGTGCCGGCGCTGTCGGCCACCTCCGCGCTCGCGTCGGGCCGCGCGCTCGCGTGGACGATCGTGCTTCCCCCCGCCTGA
- the pth gene encoding aminoacyl-tRNA hydrolase, with product MTQQQDPEQSGAWLVVGLGNPGPSYAGHRHNIGYLVNDELASRMGSPFRSHKSGRADVVEGRLSISGPRVVLARPRAYMNDVGGPIKALATFYKVAPDHVVAIHDELDIAFGTLRIKLGGGDNGHNGLRSMRSSFGTGDFYRVRAGIGRPPGRQDVADFVLSNYSTVERKELPFQVSDAADAIETLISEGLEKTQQRFNS from the coding sequence GTGACCCAGCAGCAGGACCCCGAGCAGAGCGGCGCGTGGCTGGTGGTCGGCCTCGGCAACCCGGGCCCGTCCTACGCCGGGCACCGCCACAACATCGGCTACCTGGTCAACGACGAGCTGGCCTCGCGGATGGGCAGCCCGTTCCGCTCCCACAAGTCCGGGCGCGCCGACGTCGTCGAGGGGCGGCTGTCCATCAGCGGTCCGCGCGTGGTGCTCGCCCGGCCGCGGGCGTACATGAACGACGTCGGCGGCCCGATCAAGGCGCTCGCGACCTTCTACAAGGTCGCTCCCGACCACGTCGTCGCCATCCACGACGAGCTGGACATCGCCTTCGGCACGCTGCGGATCAAGCTCGGAGGCGGCGACAACGGCCACAACGGCCTGCGGTCGATGCGCTCGTCGTTCGGGACCGGTGACTTCTACCGGGTGCGCGCCGGCATCGGTCGCCCGCCCGGCCGCCAGGACGTCGCCGACTTCGTCCTGTCGAACTACTCGACCGTGGAGCGCAAGGAGCTGCCGTTCCAGGTCTCCGACGCCGCCGACGCGATCGAGACGCTGATCAGCGAGGGCCTCGAGAAGACCCAGCAGCGCTTCAACTCCTGA
- a CDS encoding 50S ribosomal protein L25/general stress protein Ctc, with protein sequence MSAPEKIAAEARTEFGKGAARRIRREDKIPAVVYGHGNEPTHVILPGHQTMMALKHGGANALLALQIDGSEQLALTKDVQVDPIRRVIEHIDFVSVKRGEKVTVDVPVHVIGEAGPDTLVVTENAVLSVEAEATHIPEAFEVSVEGAEVGTQVLAKDIELPSGVTLLADEDLLVVNVTEQISAEELEAELAEAEAEAGIEHDPSDEEIAEAQEEAKAEDAAQDAEGSDSE encoded by the coding sequence ATGTCTGCCCCCGAGAAGATCGCCGCCGAGGCCCGCACCGAGTTCGGCAAGGGTGCCGCCCGCCGCATCCGCCGCGAGGACAAGATCCCCGCGGTCGTCTACGGCCACGGCAACGAGCCGACCCACGTCATCCTGCCCGGCCACCAGACCATGATGGCCCTCAAGCACGGCGGCGCGAACGCCCTCCTCGCCCTGCAGATCGACGGCTCCGAGCAGCTCGCGCTCACCAAGGACGTGCAGGTCGACCCGATCCGCCGCGTCATCGAGCACATCGACTTCGTGTCGGTCAAGCGTGGCGAGAAGGTCACCGTCGACGTCCCCGTGCACGTCATCGGCGAGGCCGGCCCGGACACCCTGGTCGTCACCGAGAACGCCGTCCTCTCCGTCGAGGCCGAGGCCACCCACATCCCCGAGGCCTTCGAGGTCTCCGTCGAGGGCGCCGAGGTCGGCACCCAGGTCCTGGCCAAGGACATCGAGCTGCCCTCGGGCGTCACGCTGCTCGCGGACGAGGACCTGCTGGTCGTCAACGTGACCGAGCAGATCTCCGCCGAGGAGCTCGAGGCCGAGCTCGCCGAGGCCGAGGCCGAGGCCGGCATCGAGCACGACCCCTCCGACGAGGAGATCGCGGAGGCCCAGGAGGAGGCCAAGGCCGAGGACGCCGCCCAGGACGCCGAGGGCTCCGACTCCGAGTGA
- the pepN gene encoding aminopeptidase N, with protein MPLLLPEARERALLVTDVRTDLHLDLTSTEHFTVEARIAFRCTEPGASTFLELTGASDVTLDGAPAAYADNRIALTDLAEDNTVVVTARMPYVTDGDGMTVTVDPADGERYVCAHTSMDIAQKVIPCFDQPDLKSTFTVRVTAPSHWTVLANGALEGREGDTWSFATTPPFSSYLFTLVGGPWVSFSWDEPYAPAPGGTLPFGWHARASQERELRRDAEELRRITSACFQHYTTIFEPEYPYADYQQVFAPGLNWGAMEFPGCVVFRDSYLTQGAPTELEKEWVASTIAHEMAHMWFGDLVTMKWWEDSWLNESFADFMGYDVAGVAAGYTDAWTSAAITRKPTGYRADRRRSSHPIAEDTDNIVDVDTAFANFDMITYAKGNAALAQLGHWLGQGDFLAGVNRHLTTHAFGNATLADFLDSLDSATDKDVRGWAQAWLRTTGFDTLAVTREDGVPVLVREGSRSHRITVSAYDDAMRLVGSRDVLVGDEPVRLEEFTGRVVVPNSGDETFAVVRPDAQSWEAITAGLSAVESHLTRAMLWWTATDLTESQVVPVADLVALADRHLRVERHPLVLEGALRALQLVVRRYDEPADVAAHLAVVADIAKGAVDGGDPLLAPGAARVLARLSADRGFLVDWLAQDDVDPSVRWAAVHRLAELGDPSHIDPEVRRDPSVSGHHASLSARAAVPTAESKAEVWERLMGGELSTHELDATGAGFWGWEQADLLRPYLSRYVSDGLALAQRSGQAMADSIGDAFPRLPLPADVRRELRDEVAAALATGEVPTVLARSWNDHLDDLDRTL; from the coding sequence GTGCCCCTCCTGCTCCCCGAGGCGCGTGAGCGCGCCCTCCTCGTGACCGACGTCCGCACCGACCTGCACCTCGACCTCACCTCGACCGAGCACTTCACGGTCGAGGCGCGGATCGCCTTCCGGTGCACCGAGCCCGGAGCCTCGACGTTCCTCGAGCTCACCGGCGCGAGCGACGTGACGCTCGACGGCGCGCCGGCGGCGTACGCGGACAACCGGATCGCGCTCACCGACCTCGCCGAGGACAACACGGTCGTCGTGACCGCCCGGATGCCCTACGTCACCGACGGCGACGGGATGACGGTGACGGTCGACCCGGCCGACGGCGAGCGCTACGTGTGCGCGCACACGTCGATGGACATCGCCCAGAAGGTGATCCCCTGCTTCGACCAGCCCGACCTCAAGTCGACCTTCACGGTCCGGGTCACGGCCCCGTCGCACTGGACGGTGCTGGCCAACGGCGCGCTCGAGGGACGCGAGGGCGACACCTGGTCGTTCGCGACCACGCCGCCGTTCTCGTCGTACCTCTTCACCCTCGTCGGCGGCCCGTGGGTGTCCTTCTCCTGGGACGAGCCGTACGCCCCCGCACCGGGCGGCACGCTGCCGTTCGGCTGGCACGCCCGCGCCTCGCAGGAGCGCGAGCTGCGCCGCGACGCCGAGGAGCTCAGGCGGATCACCAGCGCCTGCTTCCAGCACTACACGACGATCTTCGAGCCGGAGTACCCCTACGCCGACTACCAGCAGGTCTTCGCGCCCGGGCTCAACTGGGGCGCGATGGAGTTCCCCGGCTGCGTGGTGTTCCGCGACTCCTACCTCACCCAGGGCGCGCCCACCGAGCTGGAGAAGGAGTGGGTGGCCTCGACGATCGCCCACGAGATGGCCCACATGTGGTTCGGCGACCTGGTGACGATGAAGTGGTGGGAGGACTCGTGGCTCAACGAGTCGTTCGCCGACTTCATGGGCTACGACGTCGCGGGCGTCGCCGCCGGCTACACCGACGCCTGGACCTCCGCCGCGATCACCCGCAAGCCCACCGGCTACCGCGCCGACCGGCGGCGCTCGTCGCACCCGATCGCGGAGGACACCGACAACATCGTCGACGTCGACACCGCCTTCGCGAACTTCGACATGATCACCTACGCCAAGGGCAACGCCGCGCTCGCGCAGCTCGGCCACTGGCTCGGCCAGGGCGACTTCCTCGCCGGCGTCAACCGGCACCTCACCACCCACGCGTTCGGCAACGCCACCCTCGCCGACTTCCTCGACTCGCTCGACTCGGCGACCGACAAGGACGTGCGCGGCTGGGCGCAGGCGTGGCTGCGCACGACCGGCTTCGACACCCTCGCCGTGACCCGCGAGGACGGCGTGCCCGTGCTCGTCCGCGAGGGCTCGCGCTCGCACCGGATCACGGTGTCGGCCTACGACGACGCCATGCGCCTGGTGGGCTCGCGCGACGTGCTGGTCGGCGACGAGCCGGTCCGCCTCGAGGAGTTCACCGGCCGCGTCGTCGTGCCCAACTCCGGCGACGAGACGTTCGCCGTGGTCCGCCCGGACGCGCAGTCGTGGGAGGCGATCACCGCGGGCCTGTCGGCCGTCGAGTCTCACCTGACCCGCGCGATGCTGTGGTGGACCGCCACCGACCTCACCGAGTCGCAGGTCGTGCCGGTCGCCGACCTCGTCGCGCTGGCCGACCGCCACCTGCGCGTCGAGCGGCACCCGCTGGTGCTCGAGGGGGCGCTGCGCGCGCTCCAGCTCGTCGTGCGCCGCTACGACGAGCCGGCGGACGTCGCCGCCCACCTCGCCGTGGTGGCCGACATCGCGAAGGGCGCCGTCGACGGCGGCGACCCGCTCCTCGCGCCGGGTGCGGCCCGCGTGCTGGCCCGGCTCAGCGCCGACCGCGGGTTCCTCGTCGACTGGCTCGCGCAGGACGACGTCGACCCGAGCGTGCGCTGGGCGGCCGTGCACCGGCTCGCCGAGCTCGGCGACCCCTCCCACATCGACCCCGAGGTCCGGCGCGACCCGTCGGTCTCCGGCCACCACGCCTCGCTGTCGGCCCGCGCGGCCGTGCCGACCGCGGAGTCCAAGGCCGAGGTCTGGGAGCGGCTGATGGGCGGCGAGCTCAGCACCCACGAGCTCGACGCCACCGGGGCCGGCTTCTGGGGATGGGAGCAGGCCGACCTGCTGCGCCCGTACCTCTCGCGCTACGTCTCCGACGGCCTCGCGCTCGCCCAGCGGTCGGGCCAGGCGATGGCCGACAGCATCGGCGACGCGTTCCCGCGCCTGCCGCTGCCCGCCGACGTACGCCGTGAGCTGCGCGACGAGGTCGCCGCCGCGCTCGCCACCGGCGAGGTCCCCACGGTCCTCGCGCGGTCGTGGAACGACCACCTCGACGACCTCGACCGGACCCTCTGA